TGCCAAGCTCCCGTTCACGCATCCCGACGTACTGACCCTGGACGTCGAGATGCCGCAAATGAACGGCTTGGAAACGTTGACGGAGCTGCGCAAGACCCATCCGGAGCTTCCGGTGGTCATGTTCAGCTCCGTCGACGGATCTTCGGCAAAACAGACGCTGGAAGCTCTGGCTCGTGGCGGCACCGACGTCGTCACCAAGCCCAGCGGCATGACGAATCGCGAGCAGGCGATCGAGCACGTGCGCCAGCAGTTGGTGCCGATCGTGAAGTCGCTGGGCGCGCGAGCCTTGAAGGCCCGCGCTCGCGCGAGCGCGCCTCCGCGTTCGGTCTCCAGGCCAGGTGCACGCGTCATCATTCCCGAAACGGCACCTTCGCGCATCGACGTCGTGGCCATCGGCGCGTCGACGGGCGGGCCGAACGCTCTCACGACATTGTTCGCGAAGCTGCCGCAGCGCTTCCCGGTGCCCATCCTGATCGTCCAACACATGCCACCGCTGTTCACCAAGCTGTTCGCAGAACGCTTGGACGCGAGCTGCGACGTACGGGTGTCAGAGGCAGTGGACGGCGAGACCCCGGAGCCCGGTCACGCGTACATCGCACCCGGTGACTACCACCTCACCGTGGCGCGGGGGCCGAGCGGGCTCAAGTTGGTGCTGAACCAGGGCCCACAGGAGAACTCCTGCCGGCCGGCAGCGGACGTGCTGTTCCGTTCGGTGGCGGCGACCTTTGGCGCGAGCTCCCTGGCGGTGGTGCTCACAGGTATGGGGCAAGACGGTCTCGTGGGAGCCAAGCTCATTCGCGAAGCCGGAGGGCAGGCCGTCGTTCAAGACGAGCTCAGCTCCGTCGTTTGGGGGATGCCGGGCTACATCGCCAAGGCAGGGCTGGCCCAGGCGGTGCTGCCCATTTCGGACTTGGGGGCGGAAGTAACGCGCAGAGTCGATGCGTTCCGTCGAAGAACCGTTCAGGAGCCCAATGTCGCTTAGCCCCACCGAGGCCGACTTCGTCCGCAAGCTCGTCTACGACCGTTCTGCGATCGTCTTGGACGAGAGCAAGGAGTACCTCATCAAGTCTCGGCTCGAGTCTCTGGCCTTGGAGACGGGGCACGAGTCCATCGATGCCCTCTTGGGGGAGACCCGGCGAGGAACGGTAGGTCTGGAGTCGAAGGTGGTGGAAGCTCTCACCACCAACGAAACGTCCTTTTTCCGCGACGTCGCGCCCTTCGAGTGCCTGAAGAAGAACCTGCTGCCCAAGGTGTTGGAGAAGCGGCAGACCTCGCGTTCGCTCACCATCTGGTGTGCGGCGTGCTCTACGGGTCAAGAGCCGTACAGCATCTCCATGCTGCTTCACGAGCACTTCCCGAACCTCACGGACTGGAACGTGAGGATCTTTGGTACGGACATCTCGGACCAGGTGCTGGAGCGCGCTCGGAGCGGCCGTTACCGCCAGCTCGAGGTGAACCGCGGCCTACCCGCGACCATGCTCATCAAGTACTTCACTCGCTCCGGCACACAGTGGGAGGTCGTGGAGCACGTCAGAAAGCGAGTGGAGTTCTCGAACCTCAACCTGATTGGCGAATGGAAGCTCTCGCGGCGTCCGGACATCGTGTTCCTGCGCAACGTGCTCATCTACTTCGACGTCCCCACCAAGCGGAAGATCCTCGAGCGGGTCGCCCGGGAGATGAATGGGGACGGCGGACTGTTTCTGGGCGCTTCGGAGACCACACTCAACGTCGACCCGCAGTGGACGCGGGTCGGATGCGACAAAGCCGGCTACTACCAGGTCGGTCCGGAGACCAGATGATCGCGTGGACGGAGGAGATCGTCGACGTCGTTCAAGCGGTTTCCACCGCCCTCTTGGGCACCGAGGCCGCGTTGGCCCACGCCGAGAAGGGCCACTGCGCTTTCGAACCACGAGACGTTCTCGCTGGTTGCGTCACCATAGATGGCCCCTGGCGCGGCGCCGTGGTCATCGCTTGCTCCAGGATTCTTGCCTATCGCACGGCAGCTCAGATGTTCGGCTGCTCCCTCGAGCAGCTCACGGACGAGCAAGCGCGGGATGCGATGGGCGAAATCGTAAACGTGGTGGGTGGGAACTTGAAGTCGTTGTTCGCATCCTACGAGAAGGGCCCGTGCCACCTGTCGCTGCCCATCGTCGGTGACCAATCCATCAGCATCGCCGGAACCAAGCCGATCCATTGCCTGCACTTCAAGTTGGGTGCGGACGTTCTGCGAGTCACGGTGCTCGAGAGCGGGCTGACTCACAACACGGAAGCGGAGTGATGCGCGTACTCGTCGTCGATCGAGACCTGGGGGACACGGCTCGAACCAGCGCCGCCCTCAGAGAGCTGGGCCACGAGGTGGTTTCGGCCAAGACGGAGCTGGAGGCCAATCGCCGGATCGCCGCCAAGGTGCCGGACGTGGTGTTGGTGGACGCGCAGCTGCCGCCGGCGGACGCGATTCGGTTCATCCGCGAGCTGCGTTCCCGCGTGCTGCCGCACTATGTGTACGTGTTCCTGATGACGCAAGGGCTCGCGGAGACGCACCTCAGGGCGGCGTACGAAGCCGGATGTGACGGCGAGCTGCACAAGCCCTTGTCCGCCGGGCAGCTGGCGGCGCGTTTGGTCGCGCCGCACAGAATTCTCGAGCTGGAGGCGGAGCTGCTGCGCCGCGCGGGCGTCGACTTGCCTGCCGAGTCCACCCGCGTGCCCAGCAGCGCGGGGGACGAGCCGGCCACCCCCTTGGATGCCGTCGCAGCGTCCGACGCCTGGCAGTCGATGCAGAAAGAGCTCAAGGGCGTCGTGGACACCTTCTTGATGCTGGACGTCGCCGTGGATGCTCCGGCCCCCGACACCGCGGACGTTGCCATTGCATCGGGCATCCTGCTCTC
The window above is part of the Polyangiaceae bacterium genome. Proteins encoded here:
- a CDS encoding chemotaxis response regulator protein-glutamate methylesterase; this encodes MENIRVLVVDDSVVIRRMLSDILSAEPGIEVVATAASGRIALAKLPFTHPDVLTLDVEMPQMNGLETLTELRKTHPELPVVMFSSVDGSSAKQTLEALARGGTDVVTKPSGMTNREQAIEHVRQQLVPIVKSLGARALKARARASAPPRSVSRPGARVIIPETAPSRIDVVAIGASTGGPNALTTLFAKLPQRFPVPILIVQHMPPLFTKLFAERLDASCDVRVSEAVDGETPEPGHAYIAPGDYHLTVARGPSGLKLVLNQGPQENSCRPAADVLFRSVAATFGASSLAVVLTGMGQDGLVGAKLIREAGGQAVVQDELSSVVWGMPGYIAKAGLAQAVLPISDLGAEVTRRVDAFRRRTVQEPNVA
- a CDS encoding protein-glutamate O-methyltransferase CheR — encoded protein: MSLSPTEADFVRKLVYDRSAIVLDESKEYLIKSRLESLALETGHESIDALLGETRRGTVGLESKVVEALTTNETSFFRDVAPFECLKKNLLPKVLEKRQTSRSLTIWCAACSTGQEPYSISMLLHEHFPNLTDWNVRIFGTDISDQVLERARSGRYRQLEVNRGLPATMLIKYFTRSGTQWEVVEHVRKRVEFSNLNLIGEWKLSRRPDIVFLRNVLIYFDVPTKRKILERVAREMNGDGGLFLGASETTLNVDPQWTRVGCDKAGYYQVGPETR
- a CDS encoding chemotaxis protein CheX, translated to MIAWTEEIVDVVQAVSTALLGTEAALAHAEKGHCAFEPRDVLAGCVTIDGPWRGAVVIACSRILAYRTAAQMFGCSLEQLTDEQARDAMGEIVNVVGGNLKSLFASYEKGPCHLSLPIVGDQSISIAGTKPIHCLHFKLGADVLRVTVLESGLTHNTEAE
- a CDS encoding response regulator, with product MRVLVVDRDLGDTARTSAALRELGHEVVSAKTELEANRRIAAKVPDVVLVDAQLPPADAIRFIRELRSRVLPHYVYVFLMTQGLAETHLRAAYEAGCDGELHKPLSAGQLAARLVAPHRILELEAELLRRAGVDLPAESTRVPSSAGDEPATPLDAVAASDAWQSMQKELKGVVDTFLMLDVAVDAPAPDTADVAIASGILLSNAEHQLEVRLAVAMDAHSAQSLTAHVFGEDSAELEGDMLSELANMGMGALKEAFSQGAFAFTGGLPEPLPPDHLYHYSATCQRQESFVLSAQGASIVVRIGLCSKQNVKVTADTLREGMVLAKDVFNARGMLLLGAGTRISSTMAERLKHALVPKHPIEVAPGAS